The proteins below come from a single Candidatus Bathyarchaeota archaeon genomic window:
- a CDS encoding DNA topoisomerase IV subunit A, whose product MKKAKISERKQEVLKGLKTFGTSIYNQLDQGVFPTVNMPSRSTENITYDENVRQYILGEKSVGRSARNIRHIRPFTQLAWVAMFSNELTSQRKTSTLRDVYYSAQAYEMTFNDQQESNNIITDLETLTGYAREDFSIFPEERSAIFGDLEISYTVPGYEGKTVNLTSHPDGVLIGPAVTSSEFVETSADKVIAIEKGALFTRFIEENVHNKHKSLLISCGGQAPRQTRSFIRRLHDELNLPVYILTDGDPWGMHIAQVIISGSANAAHLRELNTPDAIWSGVWASDIVDYKLPTDPLDDVDIKRLYELQRDPRYQNDPVWQREIKMFLKIKRKTELEAFSRYGLTYIVDEYLPAKLEQKPKTKKK is encoded by the coding sequence ATGAAGAAAGCTAAAATCAGCGAACGAAAGCAAGAGGTTCTCAAAGGACTCAAAACCTTTGGAACATCCATCTATAATCAGCTTGACCAAGGTGTCTTTCCAACAGTAAACATGCCCAGCCGCAGCACAGAAAACATCACCTACGACGAAAACGTGCGCCAATACATTCTTGGCGAGAAAAGCGTGGGCAGAAGCGCCCGCAACATCCGCCACATACGACCCTTCACACAGCTCGCTTGGGTTGCAATGTTTAGCAACGAACTAACCAGTCAACGCAAAACCAGCACCTTAAGAGATGTCTACTACTCAGCACAAGCCTACGAAATGACTTTTAACGACCAACAAGAATCAAATAACATCATCACCGACCTTGAAACCCTCACAGGCTATGCAAGAGAAGACTTCAGCATCTTCCCCGAAGAACGCAGCGCAATTTTTGGTGATTTAGAAATCAGCTACACCGTCCCAGGTTATGAAGGAAAAACTGTGAACCTGACAAGTCATCCAGACGGCGTGCTTATTGGTCCAGCAGTAACCTCCTCTGAGTTCGTGGAAACCAGCGCTGATAAGGTCATAGCCATTGAGAAAGGTGCGCTCTTTACCCGATTCATTGAAGAAAATGTTCACAACAAACACAAATCCCTGCTAATCTCCTGTGGTGGTCAAGCTCCAAGGCAAACCCGCAGTTTCATCCGCCGCCTCCACGACGAACTCAACTTGCCCGTTTACATTCTCACTGACGGTGACCCCTGGGGAATGCACATTGCCCAAGTCATCATCTCTGGCTCAGCCAACGCCGCACACTTAAGAGAGCTTAACACTCCTGACGCGATTTGGAGTGGGGTTTGGGCAAGCGATATTGTTGATTACAAGTTGCCAACTGATCCTCTGGATGATGTGGACATTAAACGTCTCTATGAACTGCAGCGAGACCCCAGATACCAAAACGACCCAGTCTGGCAACGCGAAATCAAAATGTTCCTAAAAATTAAGCGCAAGACGGAGCTTGAAGCTTTCAGCAGATACGGCTTAACCTACATTGTGGATGAGTATTTGCCCGCAAAACTGGAGCAGAAACCCAAAACAAAAAAGAAATAA
- a CDS encoding DNA topoisomerase VI subunit B, translating to MATFEEISASDFFYRNRDIAGLTNPSRAIFVALREIVENSLDAAESQKIPPDIYVRLSFESEATKETQIYKLRVEDNGSGIQPRFIPSAFGQVLYGSKYKLKQMRGTFGLGGKMAVLHGQVTTHQPVIVTSCTGGSSKIYSFKLMIDIQRNRPIILERKVLMNKDNWRGTIVEFTLEGDYLRAMPKILEYFKQTAMFNPYANITFVDPKGRLYKFKRATTAMPEPPKETMPHPYGVDVELLQRIIQVTPYDNMLDFLKGHFHRVGDITAQKFLLFSGLTTATCTQHGKRTFEQLNWVDGKPKCAQCGQNMQLSKQKNPKKLSHEEIVRLMQNLKKYKEFLPPDANCLSPVGEELLKAGVMKELNPEQLVVYQRKPSTYAGHPFIVEMAIAYGGDVPKRSNFVVYRFANKIPLLYDEASDVSFKVIQSMNWRRYKVTSDMPIAIVVHVCSTKVPYKTVGKEFISDRPEVRKEEANALREVSRQLGHFLARQEHVHMEKKRLGIFSKYLPKIAQFSAMLAGQEKIPDIDKLLKSVQKYGNEES from the coding sequence ATAGCAACATTTGAAGAAATTAGTGCATCCGATTTTTTCTACAGAAACCGCGACATAGCAGGCTTAACCAACCCATCTAGAGCCATATTTGTTGCGCTCCGAGAAATCGTAGAAAACAGTCTTGACGCGGCGGAGAGCCAAAAAATCCCACCTGACATTTACGTGCGTCTCTCTTTTGAATCGGAAGCCACCAAAGAAACGCAGATTTACAAGCTCCGAGTTGAAGACAACGGCTCAGGAATCCAGCCCAGATTCATACCCTCCGCATTTGGGCAAGTCCTCTACGGCTCCAAATACAAACTCAAACAGATGCGTGGAACTTTTGGCTTAGGCGGAAAAATGGCGGTTCTACACGGGCAAGTCACAACGCATCAACCCGTTATCGTAACCTCCTGCACGGGTGGGTCATCAAAAATTTACAGTTTCAAGCTGATGATTGACATTCAGCGAAACCGCCCAATAATTCTGGAACGAAAAGTCCTTATGAACAAGGATAATTGGCGTGGCACCATTGTGGAGTTCACTTTAGAAGGCGATTATCTTAGGGCTATGCCGAAAATTTTGGAGTACTTTAAGCAGACTGCCATGTTTAACCCATACGCCAACATCACCTTTGTTGACCCCAAAGGCAGACTCTACAAATTTAAACGCGCAACAACCGCCATGCCCGAGCCCCCCAAAGAAACAATGCCGCACCCCTACGGCGTAGACGTAGAACTCCTGCAACGAATAATCCAAGTAACACCCTACGATAACATGCTAGATTTTCTCAAAGGACATTTCCATCGAGTTGGAGATATCACCGCGCAGAAATTCTTGCTTTTCAGCGGCTTAACCACTGCGACCTGTACCCAGCATGGAAAACGCACATTTGAACAGCTGAACTGGGTTGATGGAAAACCCAAATGTGCTCAATGCGGTCAAAACATGCAACTCAGTAAGCAAAAAAATCCCAAAAAGCTCTCCCATGAAGAAATCGTAAGGCTCATGCAGAACCTCAAAAAATACAAAGAGTTTCTGCCGCCAGATGCCAATTGTCTCTCGCCAGTGGGGGAGGAGCTTTTGAAAGCTGGTGTTATGAAGGAGTTGAATCCTGAGCAGCTTGTGGTTTATCAACGCAAACCCTCAACGTATGCGGGGCACCCCTTCATTGTGGAGATGGCTATAGCATACGGCGGAGACGTTCCAAAACGGAGCAATTTTGTAGTTTACCGCTTCGCAAACAAAATCCCGCTGCTCTATGATGAAGCCAGCGACGTGTCTTTCAAAGTTATTCAATCTATGAATTGGCGACGCTACAAAGTTACTTCAGACATGCCCATCGCAATTGTTGTGCATGTTTGCAGCACCAAAGTCCCATACAAAACCGTGGGCAAAGAATTCATATCTGACCGCCCCGAAGTGCGTAAAGAAGAAGCTAACGCGCTCAGGGAGGTTTCAAGGCAGCTTGGGCACTTTTTGGCTCGTCAAGAGCATGTTCACATGGAAAAGAAACGGTTGGGCATCTTTAGCAAATACTTGCCTAAAATCGCCCAGTTTTCAGCTATGCTTGCTGGGCAAGAAAAAATTCCTGACATAGATAAACTGTTAAAGAGTGTACAAAAGTATGGCAATGAAGAAAGCTAA
- a CDS encoding KEOPS complex subunit Pcc1 — protein sequence MEAKIVLNYVDEKAAQAVADAVSPDNFKAPAGLTVKTCREGNAVVTEIVCQGKLATFTATIDDLLFCVSTAEKTLKMLEK from the coding sequence TTGGAAGCCAAAATAGTGCTTAATTACGTTGACGAAAAAGCGGCGCAGGCTGTTGCAGATGCGGTTTCGCCTGACAATTTTAAAGCTCCCGCGGGTTTAACTGTTAAAACCTGCCGAGAAGGCAACGCTGTAGTTACTGAGATTGTGTGTCAGGGAAAACTTGCCACTTTCACGGCTACCATTGATGATTTGCTTTTTTGTGTCTCAACTGCAGAAAAAACGCTTAAAATGCTGGAAAAATAA
- a CDS encoding 30S ribosomal protein S15 produces MPKQEKGKSHSTRPVSRRPPSWCKYQPEEVEAFVIRLAKEGHSMSSIGTVLRDQYAIPLVKPIVGKSVSEILEAAGLEPSMPEDLANLVKKANGLAVHMEKNKKDLHNKRNMQVIEARIHKLSRYYKREGVVAKNWKYEAKIASIF; encoded by the coding sequence ATGCCAAAACAGGAAAAAGGAAAATCACATTCAACAAGACCAGTAAGCCGCAGACCCCCAAGCTGGTGCAAGTACCAGCCTGAAGAGGTTGAAGCTTTTGTTATTCGTCTTGCTAAAGAAGGGCACTCAATGAGTAGCATAGGTACAGTCTTACGAGACCAATACGCAATCCCACTGGTTAAACCCATAGTGGGCAAAAGCGTAAGTGAGATTCTTGAAGCAGCAGGTCTTGAGCCATCAATGCCCGAAGACCTTGCCAACTTGGTGAAAAAAGCCAACGGTCTTGCAGTTCACATGGAGAAAAACAAAAAAGACCTCCACAACAAACGCAACATGCAAGTTATCGAGGCAAGAATCCACAAACTTTCACGCTACTACAAACGTGAAGGCGTGGTCGCAAAGAACTGGAAGTACGAAGCAAAAATCGCTTCAATCTTCTAA
- a CDS encoding ATP-binding cassette domain-containing protein, whose amino-acid sequence MDQNIIEVNNLTKAFGKFTAVDDISFNVKKGEIFGLLGPNGAGKSTTLRVLATLARPTKGTATIGGYDVVKNDNAVRRLIGIVSEKMIIYNRLTAKENLYFFGSLFNIPKDALNKRIDDLLELVQLTKWKNAQVDTFSTGMRQRMNVVRALLNMPQVLFLDEPTLGLDPQTSVEIRDFIKKLNQENGTTVVLTTHMMVDADLLCDRIAIVDHGKIIALDTSTNLKKIISGSDTMIIKLEVANLSPDMIESIKALPCVDAATQENATRLHLIVHGEEAFNSIIDIVRSKGGKIISMENLQPTLEDVFLHITGHEVRDNANQKIHDPDPKRFGMVPKRVR is encoded by the coding sequence TTGGACCAAAACATCATCGAAGTAAACAACCTAACCAAAGCCTTCGGCAAATTCACCGCAGTAGACGACATAAGCTTTAACGTCAAAAAAGGCGAAATATTTGGTTTACTAGGTCCCAACGGTGCAGGAAAAAGCACCACACTGCGTGTTCTAGCCACGCTCGCTCGCCCAACCAAGGGTACAGCAACCATCGGCGGCTATGATGTCGTCAAAAACGACAACGCCGTCCGCCGGCTCATAGGCATCGTCAGCGAAAAAATGATAATCTACAACCGCCTAACCGCCAAAGAAAACCTGTACTTCTTTGGCAGTCTCTTTAACATTCCCAAAGATGCGTTAAACAAACGCATAGATGACTTACTTGAACTTGTTCAACTAACCAAATGGAAAAATGCGCAGGTTGACACCTTCTCAACTGGTATGCGCCAACGCATGAACGTAGTCCGTGCACTCCTAAACATGCCCCAAGTGCTCTTTCTTGATGAGCCTACACTGGGTTTGGATCCTCAAACATCTGTGGAGATACGGGATTTCATAAAGAAGCTGAATCAGGAAAACGGAACCACCGTGGTTTTAACCACGCACATGATGGTTGACGCGGATTTGCTCTGTGACCGCATCGCAATTGTGGACCACGGCAAAATCATCGCACTAGACACATCCACGAATCTTAAAAAAATCATTTCTGGCTCTGACACCATGATAATCAAGCTGGAAGTTGCCAACCTCTCCCCTGACATGATAGAATCCATCAAGGCGCTACCCTGCGTGGATGCAGCCACACAAGAAAACGCTACCCGCCTACACCTCATCGTGCATGGTGAAGAAGCCTTCAACTCAATAATTGACATAGTCAGAAGCAAAGGCGGCAAAATCATCTCCATGGAAAACCTACAACCCACATTGGAAGACGTGTTTTTGCATATTACAGGGCATGAGGTTCGTGATAATGCAAACCAGAAAATCCATGACCCTGACCCCAAACGGTTTGGCATGGTGCCAAAAAGAGTGAGGTAA
- a CDS encoding NEW3 domain-containing protein, which yields MQKRGFQLLLLTITAAFMVCTLLISSLCMGAPAIQDVTITIDGDSTLYSSSDSSIPLRWGNVDFGCNTKTVTITNNAESDLHINMAVSELPSGWTLNFSLENKVLQAGSSATGTLTLTVPADALAGSYHWNTNIALCTVS from the coding sequence GTGCAGAAGAGGGGGTTCCAACTTTTACTGCTAACCATAACCGCAGCCTTTATGGTTTGTACTTTGCTGATTAGCAGTTTATGTATGGGTGCCCCTGCAATTCAAGATGTAACCATAACAATAGACGGAGATAGCACCTTATACAGCAGTAGTGATTCTTCAATTCCGCTTCGCTGGGGCAACGTTGATTTTGGTTGCAACACCAAAACAGTCACAATAACCAACAATGCAGAATCAGACCTCCACATAAACATGGCTGTTTCAGAGTTGCCCTCTGGCTGGACGCTTAATTTTTCACTTGAAAACAAGGTGTTGCAGGCTGGATCCTCTGCTACTGGAACTTTAACGTTAACTGTGCCTGCAGATGCGTTAGCTGGCAGTTACCATTGGAACACAAATATCGCCCTGTGCACCGTGTCGTAG
- a CDS encoding ABC transporter permease, protein MTAKDVINHSLRIAWKDTVELYRNRLGLVLLVVMPLFMMVMVGFIYPSGGVSLNNAAIGLVNDDSGVGGNTLPSQAFIAALQGINQQADLMNLQNASSIIDVKEQIQRGTLSGAIIIPENFTASMLSGQQGTIIIMTDQSNPQISATIQGVLSGVFSEMGTQTALANLNTTNIAIVEPYDIASAGVVEGSTNYFDFIAPGIMAMTVMMSVMTGLPVAISMEKEIGTMDGMMVAPINRLSILLGKTLAQTARGLLQGAIILGLAIGIFGVTIHGSILLVFGLLLLGVFSFVGLGIVITSFTKDQETAQMLMMTLMFPMMFLSGVFFPIQNMPAFM, encoded by the coding sequence ATGACAGCAAAAGATGTAATAAATCACAGTTTAAGAATCGCTTGGAAAGACACCGTGGAACTCTACCGCAACCGCCTCGGCTTAGTGCTGCTGGTAGTTATGCCCCTGTTCATGATGGTAATGGTCGGATTCATTTATCCCTCAGGCGGCGTGAGTTTAAACAATGCAGCCATCGGACTGGTAAATGATGACTCAGGCGTAGGCGGCAATACGCTGCCCAGCCAAGCCTTCATAGCCGCGCTGCAAGGCATTAACCAGCAGGCTGATTTGATGAACCTGCAAAATGCCTCCAGCATAATCGACGTAAAAGAGCAGATTCAGCGAGGCACCCTAAGTGGCGCCATAATAATTCCTGAAAACTTCACAGCTAGCATGCTAAGCGGACAGCAGGGTACAATAATCATTATGACTGACCAGTCAAATCCGCAGATTTCCGCAACCATCCAAGGCGTCCTTTCAGGTGTCTTTAGCGAAATGGGTACCCAAACTGCACTGGCAAACCTCAACACGACAAACATCGCCATCGTAGAACCCTACGACATAGCCTCTGCAGGTGTAGTCGAAGGCAGCACCAACTACTTTGACTTCATCGCCCCAGGCATCATGGCAATGACCGTAATGATGAGCGTCATGACAGGTCTACCCGTAGCAATTAGCATGGAAAAAGAAATCGGAACCATGGACGGCATGATGGTCGCACCAATTAATCGCCTCTCGATTCTGCTGGGCAAAACCTTAGCACAAACCGCACGTGGGCTGCTTCAGGGCGCAATTATCTTGGGCTTAGCGATTGGCATCTTCGGAGTCACCATCCACGGCAGCATTCTGCTCGTGTTCGGGCTGCTGTTGTTGGGCGTGTTTAGCTTTGTCGGCTTAGGTATAGTCATAACCAGCTTCACTAAGGACCAGGAAACTGCGCAGATGCTCATGATGACCCTGATGTTCCCCATGATGTTCCTCAGCGGTGTGTTCTTCCCAATCCAGAACATGCCCGCATTCATGTAA
- a CDS encoding DHH family phosphoesterase, protein MPIKQEQIEQFQKSAQVAAKVITETVAKDGFIHVFSHLDADGIAAAGVIGKALFRLGARFRIRITQWVDEKIVGEIVADKPQLVIFTDFGSGYLDLLNQKIPNTKITILDHHQIARTLTNPNHVQVNPHVYGIDGATEVSGSGVAYFVAKAMNHSNVDLAPIALIGALGDMQDHYDQRALGGLNELIVDDAVAAGLVKVVKDLTFFGRETRAIHKMLATTTNPFIPGLSGEEDKALAFMVSLNIPIKQGEKFRALSDLNDEERKKLCSALADHLLSKKMHLEVDSLIGHIYVLTHEEANTALRDGREFAVILNSTGRMDRPSLGIAICMGDRTAALSEANKILEDYRKSINKYLGWVMEKPERMKELSNIYVINGEDFINEKIIGTVSSIIVNSLPNTEKPVIAYSKVEGENAVKFSSRTSDTAVRKGVNLGEVMRLASEQSEGKGGGHNIAAGAQCPLEKVDGFVKIVDELIGRQLKGEKLGSQNSA, encoded by the coding sequence ATGCCAATTAAACAAGAACAAATCGAGCAATTCCAAAAATCCGCTCAAGTAGCCGCAAAAGTCATCACCGAAACCGTTGCCAAAGACGGCTTTATCCACGTGTTTTCACATTTGGATGCTGATGGTATTGCAGCAGCAGGAGTAATCGGTAAAGCACTCTTTAGACTGGGCGCGCGTTTTCGTATTCGCATCACTCAGTGGGTAGATGAGAAAATTGTCGGCGAAATCGTAGCGGACAAACCTCAACTGGTTATTTTCACTGATTTTGGCAGCGGCTATCTTGACCTTCTTAACCAAAAAATTCCCAACACCAAAATCACAATACTTGACCACCACCAAATCGCAAGAACACTAACCAATCCAAACCATGTACAAGTTAACCCGCACGTTTACGGAATTGATGGCGCCACAGAAGTTAGCGGTTCGGGTGTTGCATATTTTGTTGCTAAGGCTATGAATCATTCAAACGTGGATTTAGCACCAATCGCGTTAATTGGTGCATTGGGTGATATGCAGGATCATTATGACCAGCGTGCCCTTGGTGGCTTAAACGAGCTGATTGTGGATGATGCGGTTGCGGCGGGTTTGGTTAAGGTGGTTAAGGACTTAACGTTTTTTGGCAGAGAAACACGGGCAATTCACAAGATGCTTGCTACCACAACTAACCCGTTCATTCCAGGCTTGAGCGGTGAGGAAGACAAAGCCTTAGCGTTTATGGTGAGCCTAAACATTCCCATAAAGCAGGGCGAAAAATTCCGTGCACTTAGCGACCTAAACGATGAAGAACGAAAAAAGCTCTGCTCAGCTCTTGCAGACCATCTGCTATCTAAAAAGATGCACTTAGAAGTTGATAGCCTAATTGGCCACATTTACGTGCTGACACATGAGGAAGCTAACACTGCACTGCGTGATGGCAGGGAATTTGCGGTTATTTTGAACTCGACAGGACGCATGGACCGTCCAAGCTTGGGCATTGCAATTTGCATGGGCGACCGCACCGCCGCATTATCAGAGGCTAACAAGATTTTGGAGGATTACCGCAAGAGCATCAACAAGTATCTTGGCTGGGTTATGGAAAAGCCTGAACGCATGAAAGAACTCAGCAACATCTACGTTATTAACGGCGAGGACTTTATCAACGAAAAAATCATTGGCACCGTCAGCTCCATCATCGTAAACAGCCTGCCAAACACGGAAAAACCCGTCATCGCATACTCAAAAGTAGAAGGAGAAAACGCAGTCAAATTCTCCTCACGAACCAGTGATACAGCAGTCCGCAAAGGCGTCAACCTCGGCGAAGTCATGCGGTTAGCATCCGAACAAAGCGAAGGCAAAGGCGGAGGACACAACATCGCAGCAGGCGCACAGTGCCCCTTAGAAAAAGTTGATGGATTTGTCAAAATTGTTGATGAATTAATCGGGCGGCAATTAAAGGGCGAGAAACTTGGAAGCCAAAATAGTGCTTAA
- a CDS encoding PadR family transcriptional regulator translates to MQPNKQDKVTANWMKEAQKGYIRIGVLILLNRKPAHGYELMKEIKDRTKGFWSPTPGGVYPILANLEKAHYIKGEWSTKTGRKIKIYKITQSGKLILKNALEKQSEITNNMYSLFKEFAVDVLKIEPEAFTMPTHSPFAAFLEEKEERTFQQLEDAKKHLLQSIKMQQEQLKDINKKLAEARKNQPEKT, encoded by the coding sequence ATGCAACCAAACAAACAAGACAAAGTAACCGCCAACTGGATGAAAGAAGCCCAAAAAGGCTACATCCGAATCGGCGTCCTCATCCTTCTCAACCGAAAACCCGCCCACGGCTACGAACTAATGAAAGAAATTAAAGACCGTACCAAAGGATTTTGGAGCCCCACCCCCGGCGGAGTCTACCCCATCCTTGCCAACCTTGAAAAAGCCCACTACATCAAAGGCGAATGGAGCACAAAAACGGGTAGAAAAATAAAAATTTACAAAATCACCCAATCAGGTAAACTAATCCTCAAAAACGCCCTAGAGAAACAAAGCGAAATCACCAACAACATGTACTCTCTCTTTAAAGAGTTCGCTGTTGACGTTCTCAAGATTGAGCCTGAAGCGTTCACGATGCCAACTCATTCCCCGTTTGCAGCGTTTCTTGAAGAAAAAGAAGAAAGAACCTTTCAACAACTGGAAGATGCAAAAAAGCATCTTTTGCAGTCAATAAAAATGCAGCAGGAACAACTAAAAGATATTAACAAGAAATTAGCTGAGGCAAGAAAAAACCAGCCTGAAAAAACTTAG
- a CDS encoding HesA/MoeB/ThiF family protein yields MDLDEQDTFVKQFYKRQITLKELGESGQQRLSKSKVAVVGVGGLGTVSSLYLTLVGVGYLRLIDHDTVETQNLHRQILYTKDELHYPKAAVAAQKLQKHNPLIKIEAVPENVNAQNVEKLLDGMDCVVDGLDNMQTRYLVNRVCVKHKIPYVFAAAVGIEGNISVFSPPETGCLECLMPNVSDSDLINCNTRGVIGATPGIIGSLQAMETIKLLSGVGSTLKGKVLVCDFTDMDFTRIDIAKNQNCPVCHKKTACST; encoded by the coding sequence ATGGATTTAGACGAACAAGACACATTTGTAAAGCAGTTTTACAAGCGTCAAATCACACTCAAAGAGCTTGGTGAGAGTGGTCAGCAGCGGCTTTCAAAATCCAAAGTTGCTGTGGTAGGCGTTGGTGGTCTTGGAACAGTTTCCTCGCTGTATCTTACACTTGTCGGTGTAGGTTACCTGCGTCTTATTGACCATGATACGGTTGAAACCCAGAATCTTCATCGCCAAATTCTCTACACCAAAGACGAGCTTCACTACCCAAAAGCGGCAGTCGCAGCCCAAAAACTCCAAAAACACAACCCCCTAATCAAAATTGAGGCAGTACCCGAAAACGTGAACGCCCAAAACGTTGAAAAACTCCTCGACGGTATGGACTGCGTGGTGGATGGGTTGGATAACATGCAAACCCGCTACTTGGTAAACCGTGTCTGTGTAAAGCACAAGATTCCCTACGTTTTTGCTGCTGCAGTAGGTATTGAGGGTAACATTTCCGTGTTTTCGCCGCCTGAAACAGGTTGTCTTGAATGTTTAATGCCTAACGTTTCTGACTCAGACTTGATAAATTGCAATACTCGAGGTGTGATTGGCGCAACTCCCGGAATTATTGGCAGTTTGCAGGCGATGGAAACCATAAAACTCCTTTCAGGTGTTGGAAGTACTCTTAAGGGTAAAGTGTTGGTGTGTGATTTTACTGACATGGACTTTACCAGAATTGATATTGCAAAAAACCAAAATTGCCCTGTTTGCCACAAAAAAACTGCTTGCTCAACATGA